The DNA segment CGGCTCTGGTTGGTGAAATGCGGGGTCGGCGGCGGAACCATGTGCGGCGGTTCCGGTTCGACCCTGCCGTGGAAATGCACGCCGCCCTCGATGTGTCCCGCCTGTACGACGTTGCCGGAGTGACCAACCAGCACGTTGCGCACCCCGCTGTCGGGAACACCGGTCATCTTTCGCCCCCATCACTGCGTGAATCGGCCACGGTATCGAGCTGTCACGCCGGGTCGTGCTCGGTGAACCCCGCGAGCAGGCGCGCGGCCCTCGGGTTGCCCATGCTCGCGTATGCCTCGGCGGCCTGGCTACGGTAATCGTGCGCCGATTCGGCGTCCCCCAGCTTGTCGGCTAGCGTCGCGCGGGCCTTGGCCACGTCCGCCTGTATCGCGGTGAGCTCCAGTTCCACGGCCAGCGCGTGCGCCTCGGCCAGGACCCGGCCCGCCTCGTCGTACCTTCCCGCACCGGTCGACACGGCGGCGGCGTCGAGCAGAATCCTCGGCTCCAGATTGGCCGCTTCCGCCGCGTTCGCCAGGCGGACCGCGTCGGCGAACGAAGCCAGCGCCTCGTCGACCCGGTTCAGCGCGCCCTGTGCCCTGCCGACGAACCAGGTCTGCATCGCCGTGCCTCTGCCCGTGCCCCTGCGGATATTGATGTCGAGTGCCTTCCGGAACCACTCGAGCGCATCGGCCGGTTGTCCTTGCCGCAGCGAGAGATTGCCGGTGAAGTCGTATGTGGACGCGAGAAGCAGCTCGTCGCATTCGCTTGCGATCGCCCGCGCGCGCTCCAGCTCCGCCTCGGCTTCCCGGTAGCGCTCCAGTTCCTGGTATGCCTTGCCGAGCAGGCACCGGCAGCGGGCTTCAGCGGCACGATCTCCGTCCAGTTCCGCCGACCGCACCGCGAGCGTCGCCGCGCGCACCCACAAAGCCAGCGGCCTGCGCGCGTCCAGATAGGCGAAGAAGGCTTCGAACAATCGCCAGGCGCGGTCGTGCCAGCCTTGGGCCGCGGCGGCTTCCATGGCGGCCACGATGTTGTCCCGCTCTCTGTGCAGCCAGTCCCGCGCCGCCCGCTTGTCGAGATCGACCACGCCCGCACCGAGAAGGCGCTCCGGATCGGCGATCCGGAGCCGCTGCGGCCCGGTGCTCGCCACGTCGGCGGCGGTGGCGCCGAGCAGCCACCAATCGACGGCACGGCTGAGCCGGTCCGCCCGTTCGGCTTCGGAATCCTCGTTCAGCGACACCCGCAGCGCGTGCCTGCGAACCAGCCGGTGCAGCCCGAACGTGCCGTCGGGCCGCGCCTCTACCATGGCGGTCTGGTCGACGAGTTCTTCGAGATCATGACTCACATCCAGCACCCGGCGATCACTCATCGCCGCGAGCACTTCGACACTGAACCGGCCGCCCACCATCAATCCGAGCGTCCGGTACACCTCACGCAGATGGCCGGGCAGGCCCGCGTACACCGTGTCGAAAACGCGGTCGACCTTGTCGAGCACTCCTGAACGGCGCGTCGCGCCCTCATCCGGGGTGGTTCGCAGTTCTTCGACGAGCCGGCGGACAGTCCAGTGTGGACGGGCGGTCAGTCTTGTCGCCACCGTCCGCAACGCCAGCGGCAGATTTCCGCACAGCTCGGCCAGCACCTCGCAGTCCTCAGGAGCCCTCGCCAGCCGTTCGTCGGGACACACCCATCGCAGGAGCGCTACGGCGTGTTCCGGCCGCAGTGGCGTGAGCGGCATTCTCGTCGCGCCGTCGACGTACAGTTCCTCAAGCGACGTATTGGCCGCGGCCAATACGAGCGCGGCACCAGAACTAGGCAGCAGAGCGGTGACCTGCGCGGCTTCGGTGACGTCGTCGAACAGCATCAGCAACGCCTGCCTCGCGGTCAGCGACCTGAGCTGAGCGACCCGCCCCGCGAAATCCGAAGGGATGCGCTCGGCCGGAACACCCAGCGCCTGCAACAGACCTCCGGCCGCTCCCGATGGTGATTGCCCGTCCAACCCGAAAACCACGTGCGGGACGCCGTCGGGAAAACCGCCGGACAACTCGGCCGCCGCCTTGCGCAACAACGCCGTCTTGCCGACGCCTCGCATACCGTCGAGCACCGCGACCACCGGGCGATCACGTGAGGCATCCGTGGCCGCGGCCAGCTCACGCAACATCGCTCGCTCGTCCGCCCTGTCGACGAAGCCTTCCGGCGGAGCGGGCGCCTGCGCGGGCACCACGGGCTCCGGCACGTGCGCGGCGAAGGTGACCGACCCGATGTCCCTTGCCTGGATCACCTGACCGCCCACCCCGGAAAAGTCGTTCACCAGGCCCCCATCACCCATTCCGACGCGTCCTCCCCCACGATCCCGCATGCCCACTGTGACGGCAACGATACTCGACGCGATCAGTCCAGGATGGCCGGTTTCGGCCGTGGATTGCTACCGTGGCCGTCGAGAACGCCGTCCATCGCCCTGGAGCGACACCAGGCCGGAACCCATCCTCGTTTCGATTGCCTCGGCCCTCGCGACCAAGGGAGCCACCTCGCTCTACGAGCTGGTCAGGAACAAGTTCGCCGGCCGGAAACAAGCACTGGCCGCGCTCGAAGCGGCCAAGGATGCCGAGGAGGGGTCGCCGCTGATCGACGCGCTGGCGACCGAGCTGCACGAGGCCGAGCGCGCCGACCCCGCTTTCGCGGGGGCGCTGCGCGCGCAGTGGAACTCCACTCGGCTCGACCAGCACGCGACGGGCGACGCCGTCGTCAACAACGTCACCGGCACGGTCGGCGGAAATCTCGTTCAGGCAAGGGACATCCAAGGCGGAATCAGCTTCGGAAGCTGACCGAACGGATACGCGAACTCCGTGGTGAGCGACGTCCGGACGTGGGACACGTGTACCCCGCAGCGCCGGGTGCTCGTCGTCGCCAGAACACCGGCGGCGGTCAGCAGGCTCGCCGACGTCACCCCGCTGCTGCTTGAGGATCCCCGGCTCGAAGTGACCTTCGTCGTCGACAGGGGTTCGGCGTTCTCCGGCGCGGTCGACGGCAGGCTCACGAAGGCGGGCGCCTTGCTGCTGAACTGGGAGACGGCGATCCGCACCCGGTTCGATCTCGCTCTCGCGGCAAGCGACAACGGAGACCTCGGGAGAATTCTCGCTCCGCTGGTGTTGCTCGCCCACGGCGCCGGATACCACCGGCACTCGGCGGCCGAGCCCGGTGCCATATCCGGAATCAGGGGAAGCACCCTCGTCGAGTCGGGCCGCGCGGTCCCGCACACCGTGACGCTGGCCCACCCCGACCAGCTCGAAACCGTCAAGGCGGTGCACAGCGAGCTCGCGCTGCGGGCAAGGGTGATCGGGGATCCCTGCCTCGACCGCATCATCGCGAGCCTGCCGCTGCGACGGCGGTACCGGCGG comes from the Prauserella marina genome and includes:
- a CDS encoding tetratricopeptide repeat protein, whose product is MNDFSGVGGQVIQARDIGSVTFAAHVPEPVVPAQAPAPPEGFVDRADERAMLRELAAATDASRDRPVVAVLDGMRGVGKTALLRKAAAELSGGFPDGVPHVVFGLDGQSPSGAAGGLLQALGVPAERIPSDFAGRVAQLRSLTARQALLMLFDDVTEAAQVTALLPSSGAALVLAAANTSLEELYVDGATRMPLTPLRPEHAVALLRWVCPDERLARAPEDCEVLAELCGNLPLALRTVATRLTARPHWTVRRLVEELRTTPDEGATRRSGVLDKVDRVFDTVYAGLPGHLREVYRTLGLMVGGRFSVEVLAAMSDRRVLDVSHDLEELVDQTAMVEARPDGTFGLHRLVRRHALRVSLNEDSEAERADRLSRAVDWWLLGATAADVASTGPQRLRIADPERLLGAGVVDLDKRAARDWLHRERDNIVAAMEAAAAQGWHDRAWRLFEAFFAYLDARRPLALWVRAATLAVRSAELDGDRAAEARCRCLLGKAYQELERYREAEAELERARAIASECDELLLASTYDFTGNLSLRQGQPADALEWFRKALDINIRRGTGRGTAMQTWFVGRAQGALNRVDEALASFADAVRLANAAEAANLEPRILLDAAAVSTGAGRYDEAGRVLAEAHALAVELELTAIQADVAKARATLADKLGDAESAHDYRSQAAEAYASMGNPRAARLLAGFTEHDPA